tatgtatgtatgtatgtatgtatgtatgtatgtatgtatgtatgtatgtatgtatgtatgaatgTATGTATAAATGAATGTATGATTGAATGTTTGAATGTATCTATGAATGTATGTATGAATGAATGTATGATTGAATGTTTGAATGTATCTATGAATGtatgtatgaatgtatgaatgtatgaaTGCATTGGCGGATCCACGTTAAGGAAGGTGGAGGCACCTGCCACCACTAATAtctaaattaacaaaaaattagtactaaacaaattaagtgGCATGGCCAAATGGTTTCATATCCTTCAAATTTTCGCTAGAAACCCATGTTCGATTCATCCCTATAACATTTTGCCCCCACCAACTTTTTTTGCTGGGTCCGCCCCTGTAtgaatgtatgtatgtatgtgtatatgtatgtatctATGTAtgcaaaaatgaatatatgcATGTGTACATGAGTGGGCGCATACATGCAATGGTTGGGATATCACGCTGTCAAGGGAAAGACAACATTGTCAATGTAATTGGTCTATACCTGTTTTACTCACCACATAACTTCTTTTAATTCACAAAGTTTGTTGGCTATGAGATCGGCTCCtgcataaaaatgaaagagatgaTAACTTCAAGTTATAAGAGAAGAAACGAAATACTTGTATATATAGgtaatatcaaaaaaataaagttactGGAAACTATAATAGCTAAACCGAAAGATTATTGCAGAAAAGATTGGAGTAACATACTAGGGAAAGGAGTCAACCTAAGAAACGATATACGTTAATTATGTCCGAAGTTGCAGTATACCTGAAATAAGCAAAACGATGTCTGAGAGATAAGCGACATAATGTGTTTCTGATTTAAGAacacaagagaaacaaagaccCCAATAAGTTCTTATCGAATTACCATTCaaaagatttgatatttttccaCAAGTCTGTTTCTTGATCCAATTTTTGGCTTTTCTCTAGAACTACATCTCTTATGTTTCATCTCTTAGCTACGAATTGCAGTGCTTTAAGtgcaaaatctaaaacaatatACACGTGAAATAATGTACCATCAGTGCAAATATATACAAGATGACCTACCAAGTCGTTCGTACGATTAAAAAGTTGTCCTATGCATAATGAAAAATCATGGgatcaagaaaatgaaaacttacAGGTGGAAATTCGTGGATGGTTGATTGTCTTATAATACTCGAAGATGAGTTCTTCTAGAATCTTCTGGCAATGCTTCTAGCTTGTATAAAATGTTTGATACAGAGTGTACAGGATAATAACCCTTCTACAAACATAGTTCCATTGATCTGAATGTATATTCATTCACgataagttaagaaaattatatattatatgatttggtATAGTAACTGTAAATTACATTAAAATGACAACTTACAAGTGGGAGTTCGTGGTTGGCGGATCGTCTTATTTTACACCAAGATGAAGTTCTTCCAGAAACTTTCTGGCACTGCTCATAGGTTCTAGAAATTGAATGATCAGAAAATGCAGTATTCAGTCGTTTAACCTTCTGCCAGAAAATTCATGACCCTCTTGGCTCAGAAGCTGGTTGCAAGATTACGCCAATATCTCAAACCCTGAATAACTGAAACCACcaagtaaaatatttagatacaAACCAGAATACCTTGTTTAAAtcttggtatatatataagccCTAAAAGCTAATTAATGAAGAATTATAATAGATTTCGATCCTTGTATTTCCAGTAATGTTCTTCCTTTATTAGTTTACAGAGAAACTACTAGCTTTGTTGTTCCTGGCATCCAAATCTACATTAGATATTTCCTTCACGGATGATTAGAAGTCCTTCCACATCATCTAACTCAATTGCAAACCTCAGTTTTTCAAAGTGCTAACGTACgttgttttgtattataacaTTAAGTCAGCGCTTAATCATCGACTCATTCACTTCAAGAAGACTCTGGTTTTGATATACTTGGATCTGTCATATGTaccaaaaatatgaatagataGATCCAAACGAAGATAATGCCAAAATGTGTATACTATATAACAATCAACCTCAAAGCGATGCCTTAGATTTCTTAGATTTAAAAATTGAGGAAGGCTTGTTATGGCCATGCGACACTGCATTCATATATTTCCCATCGTTGTCCTCGCCCCCATCCAAAATACTTTCCACCTATATCAATaatgaaaatcataaataaagaACATCAGGGCTTAAGCACTCAAATACTTCTATGAGAGCATTTGTCAACTGAGTTGGAAAGGTACTTTTAATGAAATATCATTTGAATGTTGCGATCTCCTTATGTTAGAACCAGCTACATATATTTTCTCCTTACGTTCCTTGATCTGAGATGAACCGAGAGAAGATGTGAGTTAACACAAATACTGAAATCTAGCCAACTTTGAACATTGTAAGCAAACCTTTCGTATTTTTCAGGAGTTTCATCTTTTCCTCAGGCTTCACAACCCAAATTTGGTTATAAGCATCTCCAACCTGACTCTGAAAGAAGGACAAGaatctcaatatatatatatatatatatatatatatatatatatatatatatgtttacaaCTAGTATGTATGTTTGGGGAAACGCAAGAAAGTTAATGTACTAGCAGGAATTCAACATTTGTATGTTTGAGAGAAGGTAAAGTTGCAGAAATTCAACATTTATATTTCAACGCACCAAAGATTGGGCATATTGCGTTTATAAAACAGTTATTAGAAGCAAACCTTTGCTTTGAAAAGGTTATTCCATTTCCTTGTAGCAATTTCAGTAAGACTTCGTCTTTAGCTGCTCTATAGACCCTTAGTTGCATATAAGCCCATCCGACGTTCCGCCGTAACACCACATTTATTCAAATCCATTAGTTCATTGATCATGAGACTTCAGAAATCTGATCAAAACTAAAGACTAGTGAGATTACTCTTACCAAGATCCTAGTGGTTTCTTCTCGACCGTGACCTGAAATTTCTTGCCATGAGATCTCACAGTATTTGTTGTGTCTGGCATCAAAATTTACATCAGATATATCCTTCACGAATGATTAAAATTCCTTCCACATCGAAATCTTGTTGAAAGAGGTTCATCATCTAACTCATTTGCAAACCTCACTTGTTCAAAGAGCTGATCTTGTTTTGTGTCAAAGTGGTCCATCGTCTCACTCATCCACTTTAAGAAGACTCTGGTTCTGAATATACTTGAATCTGTAATATGGTACCAAAACATTGATCAAATAGATAGATCCAAACGCATAGCAAGCCAAGATTATgccaaaatttatatataacaacCAACCTTAAAACGATGCattagattttgaaaaagaggAACCCTTGCTATGGCCATGCAACTCCACATCCATATAGTATCCATCATTGCCCTCGTCCTCGTCCTTATCCAAAATATCTTCTACCTACTAGTCCTggaaacataaacaaagaacATCAGTACTTGAGCACTCAGAACTTCTATGAGAGAATTTGTCAATTGAGTTGGAAAAGTACTTTAATGAAGTTTCTTTTGAATGTTCCGATCTACTTATGTTAGAGCCAgttgcatttttattttctccttaCCTTTCTTGGTCTGAGATAAATCAAGAGAGATGTAAGCTAACAAATATACCAAAATCTAGACAACTTTGAACATTGTAAGCAAAGCTAACAAAATATGCCTTACCTTTCTTGGCCTCAAATATAATTCCAACCTGACtctgaaaaaaggaaaaaatattaatatatatatacacaactAGTATGTATGTTTGCATAAACGCAATAAAGTTAATGTACTAGGAGGAGCTCAACATTTGCATGTTAAGAGAAGATAAACTCGCGAAAATATGAAGTTTAAATTTGAGGCACCAAAGATGCATCTTGAGCATACTGCGTTTACAAAACAGGTATTAGAAGCAAACCTTTGCtttgaaaagttttttcttcattcctTCTAGCCACTTCAGTAAGACTTCGACAATGCACTTTATGTTTGGCAACTTTTTACAAGCCTTGTTTGCATCTGGCTCTATCACTTGAGTTTCCGATACACGGCTTCAGCTGTTGTAACATCACATTCAAATCCATCAGTTAATTGATCAAGAGAATtcataaatcaaatcaaaactaaagacTAGTGAGATTAGTCTTACCAATATCCTAGAGGTTTCCTTCTCGACCGTGACCTGAAATTTCGGCCATGAGATCTCGCAATCTTTGCTGGTTTTCCATTGaatgcttcttcttgataTATCATCCAAAGTTTAGCTTTAAGAGCTCAACTTGCTCTTTAGTTCTTCCACCTTTTTGCTCAAAATTTCAATCCAATTTTGTCAATTCTACAATCTAATAACAATAACTgagagaaacaagagaatGGTATCGGTTAGAGTTTATTTACCTTATAGAGATCGATGAGTACATTTTCTAATGATTCTTGAGCTTGTCTCAGCCATACCttcaacaaacataaaatttgcCTGTTATCAAAAAAGATTGTTGtagttttcagaaaaaaaacaaaaaagaagttcATTGAGTCTTAAGAGTTAGACAACTTACAAGTGACAGTTCATTGTTGGCGGAATGTATTGTTTAACTCTAAGATGAAGTTTTTCCAGAAACTTCTAGCACTGCTTAAAGGTTCTATAAATTGAATGAtaagaaataatcaaataaacttTATCTAGCTTAGTTTATTTGGTCTGACAAGTTAAGACAGTTATAACTTAGCTGATTGGTTGCTCTGAAGGACTTTGAATAGTCCTAGAACGATCTAAAGCAAagcaaatatttaataaacagAGACAGTTCATGAGCAAATAAGAAAGCAAGTTAAGGATAGAAAAtgaggaaaacaaattaagcAAATCAAGTAGTTAAGGAAAAGAAAGTATGTAAGAAATTAAGCACGTAAGCAAGGAATCAAGTTAACCATGTAAGCAAGAAATCAAGTACACAGTGAAGCAAGAAGCTAATGAGGaagcaaggaaaaaaaaactaagtaAACAAGGAATCAAAGGAAGTAAACGACAAACCACTGAACCTGGTAATTAAACAAGGaatgaagaaagcaaagaatCAGACCAAGAATTAAGGAAGGAAGCAAGCTCACAAGGACTGAAGGAAGTAAGCAACATACCTCTGAAGTTGGTAACAGAACAAGTAATGAAGAAGTAAAATGAGTAAAGCAAACTtggattgacaaaaaaaaaaaaaagtaagcgAAGAATCAGGCAAAGAATTAAGGAATCAAGTAAGTAAACAACGACtcaaagaagcagagaagaaattATAGATGTGTAAAAGTACGAAAGTATACATATTATACATAAGCGTagatgtatgtatgtatgtttgCAATGTAAATTATGTATGCATTTATGTATGTAAGTATGCAGgcatgtatgtatgtatgtatgtatgtatgtatgtatgtatgtatgtatgtatgtatgtatgtatgtatgtatgtatgtatgtataaatGACTGCATGTATGCATGTATGTGTGTATGAATGAATGCATGTATGTGTGTATGAATGAAtgcatgtatgtatgtgtatgCATTTGGTTGAATGATTGCGAACAACCCATAAGAATTCTGTGGCTCTCCAATTTGTTGTTGCAGAAGAAAAGTGACACAACATCAAACTCTTTGCAAAGGAGATAGAGTCGCCAATTGCTCCCTACACcaaaatttgagaaaagaaagcaCAAGATATCAGAGATCAAAATAAATGAGTATGTCAACACTAAAGATGCTTTCACTTATCTGAATTACGACCTAGACGAATCTTATGAAGAGAACACAAATAATGTACAAGTGTCTTCTAAAGTTTTATCACCATTTGGAAAACTATTAGCAAGTTTCAGTATAACTATGCATatgaatcaaaacaacaaacctTTAAAATTTCGAATGGCAAtgacataagaaaacaatatgaTTTTCCACAACCAAAATGATTTCTAAAAGCTTCTATCAACCAAAGACACAACAAATTAGATCAAAAATGATCGGATGAGATCgcgaaaattcaaaatcaaacttattGGGTTCGCAGAGAAAAACGAACACAAGAAATTTGAGACGGTGGaattaaatcataataaattcGATTGAAAACCACAAACCTCCGTCACCGCCTCCGTAATCCACCTCACGGCGGCCACCCACCACCACCACGGTCTCATCCACTGTCGCTTCCTTTAAAGAGTCCTGTTCTCGTCACAAATCATAATCCTCTTGATCCCCCAGTTTCGCGATCGCTAGACGCTAGTGATCTGTCAAAcccaaatcaaacaaatcagGAGTTAGAAGGTATTGAAAGCAATGAAATGACAAAATCATTTGATTTCtaataaaatcaagaagatTAACGTAACGATAAGACAAATTAAGTAACAAGAGACATAGTAACAGCAAATCGAATCAAGTAGcagagaaacacaaatcaaaaacagacTCGTAATCATCGGAATTCACTCGACTAAAATCCAGAATTCGAGAATCTCTGACCATTAAATCGAATAACGTGAGAGAACGCAATTTCTAGATTCTAGTCGCTGGTGGCATAAGCAGGGTCGCCGGAAAAGCACCgcttctcaaaatttacaGACATTTTTTGAAATGGAGAATTTaggggttttaaaatattagagaGATCAGAGAGGAACTTGTAGATGATTGTCTTCTAACAGactatttaacaaaattcaattttggaaaaacaaaaatgccGCCCATTTCGAGAatagaattttgaattttattttttgacacGTCACCGATTGTAATGTGTGAAATGTTTAACGTTAACAGCCCAAAATTTAACccaagattttaaaattttggtttagtaaCAGCCTgaaatgtttttggttaaagctTAACCATGATGTAATTACCGTGCTCCGTGAACAATTTTGGATTGACTCGGTTTGGTTCTAATCCTATGTTGGCTATGCAGTGACTGTGAGTGGCATagtattattttctttacagAATCACAATTATAGTAAAAATACCAtggtctttttatttttaatatcaatgattacaaattattttagtatGTCAAATTTCggatgattatatatatatctgtcAATCACCTAATAATCCCAACTACATATATAATCGGGAGAAATTGTTAGGAATGCCCTTTCAAACTACTCCTTTTCAATTCtatcattttttgtaatttattttcatttatcccatcttttgattttttatggTCATTTTACtcttatttgaaaatattttaggtttaaaaaatataataatgatttttccTATCAAAATTATTCCGAAGATAATTTTTCGACCAAAAAAATCCGACaaaaattttcccgccaaacttttttttcttccaaaagatcattttccccagaaaaaataattttaatagaaaatagatttacaagagtttttaaaagatttacaggGGATTTAAAAGGATTTAATTCCTTTTCTGAACCCGAAAACGATCCATATAGTGTCCCAAAGTCATTGTGCTtttatatcttaaaaaaacaGTACTACTATTAATTGATAATACATACATAATCAAAATGCTCATTGGCGATAAGCATGATAGTGCATAGATAGATCGGTCTATAAATTATACACATTACTAACGATAGTTGTATGTATATTGGAGAGTGAGAAGAgccaaataaaacattttttcccAAAAGTTGTGCAGGAATCAAAAGAGTCAGAGCGACGACATACTGACAAACATATTTGATTGCTTACTACTAAAAAACAACTTCCCAAGTAAAGAGAATGATCAACACAAACACTAGGCTTCTCTCTACTCTCTCTTCACATTTagtctccttcttctctcgcTTTCCATTACCTCAGGCACGGATCATCTGTCGAATCACATTTTCAACAAAAGCattttgagattttcaaaGTTCTCTCATAGATATAATGTCTTGTGATATAAAAGAATATgggtgtttttttcttttttttaccattttgcAGATGTTTCTTCCTTTCAATGTCTTTGAAGCTTCCTCAGCGAAAGCTTGAGCTGCTTCTGCTTCGGCTTCTGCTGCCTCCGCTTCCTTTGCAGCTTCCTCAGCCTCTGCCATGGCAGCTTCTGCCTCTGCTACTGCCTGTGCTGCAACTGCTGCCGCCTCATGTACGTTCATACTCTTCATTCTGGCTATCTCTGTATCAATCTGTGACCTTGTCTGAAAATTCACTTCATCTATGTCTGTTTTAGGTGAAGGCAAAGAAGAAGTCCTCTGTTTTCCTCCAAACACCCCCAGACCTTTTCTCCTGTGGGAAGACAAGGGAGTGGAGTTTGGAATTCTGTACTTACGTTTAACCTGTAAAAGAGAAAGCCCAGATCAATAAACCTCGCAAGTTGCAGTGAATAATGGATATGTCTCTGTTCTACTGACATCCATGAACTAAATTGATTTGCACAAAAAGTCATACATACTAttcaaaagaccaaaaataTATGCACTCAAAAGCATTAAATGAATGTAGGAATTCTTACCTTCACAAGTTTCCCGCAAGATGTCAAGTACTTTAGCTTGGTAGACAACAAGCGTTTGAAGTCTGGTGGAGCATGATATTGATcctacacaaaaaaaaaaaaggaacacgGGTACAGTCAGTCCTCTAAATCAGTCTTTTACAAGGAACTTAGACAAAGAATCTTCAAAGCAGTAATCGTACAAGTTGAACTCAATATTTCCCATGCTTGAATCACATAAGTAGACGAAAATATTTATGTCATTGGCGTGTTTCTGAATTAACTACAGAATCTACTCTTACGATATTCTCATAATTATATCGACTTAAGTAGATGCCACCACAATAAATCTCGTAATTACAGAAATATTTCTAGCCCTTTCAGCTTAGTTTCAGTCAGGATATTCAATGCACATTCGTCTATTCAGGAGAGGAGAAGATAAAGATGTCACCCATTGCCTTGCAATAAAACTGCCACATCCGTTGCCTATATTGATATTGAGGAATATATTCTATTGACACAACCAAAGGctatattttggttttcatcCGCAATGCTTCACAGGTTCTAGTTGACAACATATCAACCCACTGAGGATCATTCAAATTGAAATGTAACACGATGCGATTTAGCTGAGAGTAACAATTTAATAATACATATTGTctatgagaaaagaaaaaaaagatgcaagAACGAAAACAGAATACCTCAATGTAGGCAccaattgttgttttgttacaGCCACCAGGTTCTTTCAGGGTAGCTATTGCTTCCATTATAAGGCTATCCAACCTGCAACGTTTTTAAAAGTTACAATTTGTCTATAATAAAAGATTTGAGTGATACAAACATCTACGTGTAAGTGGGACTTTACAAATCCTCATCATAATTTCACAATTATAAAGCCACAGTGATAGGATTGAGCAAACGGCTCGCATGATAATAGTAAGAAGGAGGAGAAATGTACTAAGCCAGTGAAGACAACTTAAACAGAGGTGTGAAAACAAACCCATATCACATGAATGTAATCCAACACTTATCGACTTGCACAGAATAAAAAGTGACGGCAAACCATACATTTTGAGATGTAATCCAACTTCAGAAATACCAGCGAGAGAGATACAACAAAGCAACTCCTCTTCaatacaagaaacaaaatagaCACATTTCTAACCTTACATTAGGTCTCCTTGGAGGAGGATTAGAAGAAACTTGGAGTCCAGAGGTCGCATCcacattttcttcatcactttgCAAAGAATTGGTTAGGGCTAGTGAGTTCTCTTCCTGTTTAGGAAGGGAGAACGTCCTTTTAACAGCTAACCTAGACTTTTCGCGCGATCCCCAGCCATTTGCCATGACACTCATGTTTCTCCATTTGTCCTGTCCCAATACAATAAACAAACCATCTCCCAGTCAGAtaaaatcacaaacaaaatacaGTAGCATTATCAAAGCTGACAAAAAGGATAAGAAGTAATCATGACCTTAAGATCAACATTGGAACGCAGGTACAAGACTCCGCTAAATTCAGGATCTTTGAGAATTGTGCGCCATTTACCAGGTCCATGCTTTATAACTCCAGACTTTAAAGctgactcttcttcttgagtCCATTTCTGCTTAGGAGCACCCATCCCGATTTACGGTCTGCTGTGTCAAAGCAAGTCCGTTCTGCAACAATACATATCAAATGTCACGAAACCAATCAGAACTAAAGTTTCTacataaaaatgtaaactttttcTTCAGTTGTAGCTCAcaattcatcatcaaataCCACAGAAtagtaaaaccctaattccctGTTCCGAGGAAACCCTAACATAGATTATCAAACTATACCGCAGCAATAGTTCAGAAACTAAGACGCAATAGCAAACACCAACTTCACATCACTGAAAGATGCCGAAActcaaaccctagaaaaaTCCGTTCTTTCAGAATGAAGCCTAATCTCATGCTGAGAATATACACAAtcgagaaagaagaaacagatgaaTTCACCAGGAATCAGAgtttagaggaagaagaatcgaTCATTCGCAAtaccaatttttgtttaatctctGGATTCAGATTTCGAGACGCTTGGGAAGCAGAAAAAGTTAGGGTTAATGCGAATACAAGGATTCAGAGTAACGGACCTCCGTCAATTCTGATGCGGCAAACCGCTTAGACCAATTAAGCTTTAAACGCGTTTTTTCACAAACGGCCTTAAAACGCGTTTTTTACAAACGGCCTTAAAACGCGTTTTTGTTTACGCTAGTTATTATATTCTGAAGATTATaaattgtctaaatatttacaaattcaacttttaataatgataaagaaaatatcaaattccCCAAATGAAGTGTTAATATGAttgtcaagaaaatatattatcaaaactaATACGCAGTGACCCAGATCATATTTACACGAAcaatttggtttatgtttgaaagttttggtggtgattaaaaatttgatgatTAAGTGGTATTTTGaacataaaatacaaatatgtTGCTAGATATAATTCAGAAATGTGTGGTGGGGTGGTAgttgtgatattttttttcaaaaatgctattttcattttatccATAGAATTTTctctattgtttattttttctgaaaattatCTAGTTGACTGTAccactaattaaaaaaaaattgtggaCATGGTAGTTGCGATATTTTGAGAGTTTTCCAAATCTATACACTTGTTTTAAACacattaaaaagttttataatttatttatttttgaatttctccaaaatttgaaatataaagATCATTtcgtaaaaaaaagaaaagttcgTTGAACATAGTTTTagttgatttgttttactaGGTTTATTTTCTGCAGATGTTcagtaaaaagaaagaacctTCTCTAATTTCACCTagatatttatgattttataatacaaactaatttcatatttgggtttaaattaataattgtccaaataatttcaaattacagtcaaaataaaacattagcAATTAGTTCcatccaaaataaattattaaattaccaaattaacatttttagcTCATGAGcccaaaattatttatgatatgaaaTATGTACTTGATAATAATTCAAGTCAGCAACAATAATTCatcaaatttatttcaaaataaacctCCTTAAATCTTTCTGGATTTTTTAACTGATAATCCTattgttttatcttattttcatTAAGCCAACAATAAGTCATACCAATTAGTCATTAGTTATAATTCTTGATATTGGTTAAAGAGAATGTTTAAGTGGTGGATGGAGTTAGTTGTATACTTTTTTGGCATTAAGATGAGAATAATTTGCTACTTATAAAGACTTTGTAATATTAAACATCATATTCTTCACATGAATATACAAGTGGACAATTCTGGTTAAGTCACACCAGTGGTTTAATCCGGTTCATTTTTCTACGTATAGCATTAGTGTTAATTACGTGCACGAGAACACAAGacagaaagtaaaaaaagcaagaaagagTCAACAAAGTTGCCCGCCTAACGATTACTTAGCACTTTTGAATCCGTTTTAAGCAAAGCCTTAGTTTGAATTTACAGCTCTCATCACAAAGAGAGTAGCCCTTCTCGAAGCGAGTGAGATATGGCAACAAAGACCGATGATTTTGCACCATTTCCAGTTAAAGATCAGCTTCCCGGAGTCGAATTTTGTGTCTCGAGCTCTCCAAATTGGCGtatgcttttttcttttcatttagattttgttataTAGTTGTGTTCTATTAGCAGTAAAATTATGTTTAGTCTTTAGGATAATGAATTTATGTTTCACCGATAGTGATGAACTATACGATTTAGTTTAAATTAGGGTTGTATTTCTTATTAATCTACAAAACTCGTTTTTAAAGCGTTTGTgattatttaacaaaaatttcagTTGAAGCGTTTCCATTATTCATATGAGTTATTTAGTCGATCGTCACCaaattctctttgatttgtcAACAATATATGTTTGAGAAAATGATATGGTTTTATATGATTAATGGTGCAGCGGAAGGAATAGTTCTTGGGTTTCAACATTACATTGTAATGCTTGGAACTACTGTAATCATACCTTCCATACTCGTCCCTCTAATGGGTGGTGGCGACGTAAGCATTAACCCTAATCTCATCTAATAGCTCAAATTCACGAGAAGAAAACTCtttctaaattaaataaattgatgTGAAACGACGTCATTTTTCTTCAGGTGGAGAAAGCGGAAGTCATAAACACAGTATTGTTCGTGTCAGGAATAAACACGTTGTTGCAGAGTTTGTTCGGAAGTCGACTTCCTGTGGTCATGGGAGCTTCTTATGCTTACCTCATCCCTGCTCTTTACATCACTTTCTCTTATCGATTCACTTACTATCTCCATCCTCATCTCGTTAGTCACACAAtccattgtcttcttctttgaaaacatttaaagtttcaaattaGTCGAAAACAGTAAATTAATGAATGTGTTAAATGCAGAGATTTGAAGAGACTATGAGAGCTATTCAAGGAGCTCTTATCATTGCTTCAATAAGTCATATGATAATGGGTTTCTTCGGTTTGTGGAGAATCTTGGTCAGGTCcggagaaaaaaaga
This sequence is a window from Arabidopsis thaliana chromosome 1 sequence. Protein-coding genes within it:
- a CDS encoding uncharacterized protein (FUNCTIONS IN: molecular_function unknown; INVOLVED IN: biological_process unknown; EXPRESSED IN: 10 plant structures; EXPRESSED DURING: 4 anthesis, F mature embryo stage, petal differentiation and expansion stage, E expanded cotyledon stage, D bilateral stage; BEST Arabidopsis thaliana protein match is: Tetratricopeptide repeat (TPR)-like superfamily protein (TAIR:AT1G04770.1).), which encodes MIYQEEAFNGKPAKIARSHGRNFRSRSRRKPLGYCRVSETQVIEPDANKACKKLPNIKCIVEVLLKWLEGMKKKLFKAKSQVGIIFEAKKEDILDKDEDEGNDGYYMDVELHGHSKDSSIFRTRVFLKWMSETMDHFDTKQDQLFEQDISDVNFDARHNKYCEISWQEISGHGREETTRILSQVGDAYNQIWVVKPEEKMKLLKNTKDQGT
- a CDS encoding uncharacterized protein (BEST Arabidopsis thaliana protein match is: Tetratricopeptide repeat (TPR)-like superfamily protein (TAIR:AT1G04770.1); Has 40 Blast hits to 40 proteins in 9 species: Archae - 0; Bacteria - 0; Metazoa - 0; Fungi - 0; Plants - 39; Viruses - 0; Other Eukaryotes - 1 (source: NCBI BLink).) — encoded protein: MIYQEEAFNGKPAKIARSHGRNFRSRSRRKPLGYCRVSETQVIEPDANKACKKLPNIKCIVEVLLKWLEGMKKKLFKAKSQVGIIFEAKKEDILDKDEDEGNDGYYMDVELHGHSKDSSIFRTRVFLKWMSETMDHFDTKQDQLFEQDISDVNFDARHNKYCEISWQEISGHGREETTRILSQVGDAYNQIWVVKPEEKMKLLKNTKGGKYFGWGRGQRWEIYECSVAWP
- a CDS encoding uncharacterized protein (FUNCTIONS IN: molecular_function unknown; INVOLVED IN: biological_process unknown; EXPRESSED IN: 10 plant structures; EXPRESSED DURING: 4 anthesis, F mature embryo stage, petal differentiation and expansion stage, E expanded cotyledon stage, D bilateral stage; BEST Arabidopsis thaliana protein match is: Tetratricopeptide repeat (TPR)-like superfamily protein (TAIR:AT1G04770.1); Has 42 Blast hits to 42 proteins in 8 species: Archae - 0; Bacteria - 0; Metazoa - 0; Fungi - 0; Plants - 42; Viruses - 0; Other Eukaryotes - 0 (source: NCBI BLink).), translated to MIYQEEAFNGKPAKIARSHGRNFRSRSRRKPLGYCRVSETQVIEPDANKACKKLPNIKCIVEVLLKWLEGMKKKLFKAKSQVGIIFEAKKEDILDKDEDEGNDGYYMDVELHGHSKDSSIFRTRVFLKWMSETMDHFDTKQDQLFEQDISDVNFDARHNKYCEISWQEISGHGREETTRILSQVGDAYNQIWVVKPEEKMKLLKNTKDDVEGLLIIREGNI